Proteins encoded by one window of Lathyrus oleraceus cultivar Zhongwan6 chromosome 1, CAAS_Psat_ZW6_1.0, whole genome shotgun sequence:
- the LOC127119550 gene encoding uncharacterized protein LOC127119550 — protein sequence MVISSTNPQYKEITIRRRIASIFNKREDDFSSLKDYNDYLEEVEDMTFDLIEGIDVAAIEAKIAKYQEENSEQIMVNRARKAEELAAAMAAIKAQPAQTDNDDASQNSQAGFGTVPQGQYAPTVAGGQPRPTGMMGPQPLPLGGSDAGYIVENEETFRRRARAGGWSKEISRKRAFEEAFGSIWVS from the exons ATGGTGATCTCTAGTACCAATCCCCAATATAAGGAGATAACCATCAGGAGGAGGATTGCTAGCAT ATTCAATAAACGAGAAGATGATTTTTCATCTTTGAAAGATTACAATGATTACTTGGAGGAAGTTGAAGACATGA CATTTGACTTGATTGAAGGAATAGATGTTGCTGCTATAGAAGCAAAAATTGCTAAATACCAAGAAGAAAATTCAGAACAAATAATGGTTAATCGAGCCCGAAAG GCTGAAGAATTAGCTGCAGCTATGGCAGCAATCAAGGCACAACCTGCCCAAACTGATAATGAT GATGCAAGCCAAAATTCCCAAGCTGGGTTTGGTACTGTTCCTCAGGGGCAATATGCACCTACAGTTGCAGGAGGACAACCTAGACCCACAGGCATGATGGGACCACAACCCTTACCTCTCGGAGGAAGTGACGCAGGCTACATAGTTGAGAACGAAGAAACATTTAGGCGGCGAGCTAGGGCTGGAGGGTGGAGTAAAGAAATAAGCAGGAAGAGAGCTTTTGAAGAAGCTTTTGGAAGCATATGGGTTTCATAG